Part of the Bacillus sp. (in: firmicutes) genome, GTTGCCGCCACAAGTGCAGCCTGCCCGAGACTAATGCCACCATCGTTAGGTGGAACTTCCTTGCCGATCCATACGGTCATATCGCTTCCAAGAAACAACTCCTTCAAGTCAGATAACAATAGTGAATTTTGAAATACACCACCGGATAACACAACGGTATCAATTCCATAGGTCGCTCCTAAAGAACGTACACTTTTAAATACGCCTTCAGCGACGCTTCGATGAAAGGCGCGAGCTATAATCGCCACATCTATACCATTCAAGCGGTCTTCCACCATTTCCTTCAAAAGAGGACGGTAGTCTAGCTCTTTTCTGTTCCACGGAAATGGATATACCTTCTCTAATGGAGCTGTACGTGCTAAATGCTCCAGCCAAATGGCTGCCTGACCTTCAAATGAAATAGCGTCAGTAAATCCTAAAAGGGCAGCCGCTGCATCAAACAATCGTCCGACAGACGTCGTAGGAAACGTGCGCAATCGTTTTTCGACCATCTTTACTGCAGTGAAAAACCGTTCAGGAAGCGAAAGTCGCTTTCCAACGTTTATTGCCAATTCCGGCACATCTCCAAAGAAACCAGCTAACGCTTGAAGCGGAACTCGAGCTGCCGCATCCCCGCCAGGAAGCATGGCATAACGAAGATGTCCACATCGTTCGAATCCTTTTACAATGCTTCCTACAAACAGTTCTCCTCCCCAGATTGCTCCATCATCCCCAAATCCGGTGCCATCGAACGCAACACCAACCACTTGTTTTTCGAAAGCGTTTCGCTCAGCCAGCACAGTCGCCACATGAGCGCGGTGATGCTGAATGCCAATATGTTGATAGGCTTCTAGACTGTGAGCAAAGGAAGTAGAACGATAATCAGGATGAAAATCGTACGCTACAGTCGTTTCCTTTAATTGAACATCATACATCGACAGAAGATCGCGGACCGTTTGTTCAAATGATATATATGCTTCGTATTTCATCAAATCTCCTAAATGCTGGCTCATGATTGCCTGTCCATTGACCACTAATGCGACAGTATTTTTCAAATCAGATCCGAGCGCAAGAATTGGCCGGTTGCTGGGAAGATGTGCAACAGGAAGCGGCGCATACCCCCTCGCCCGCCGAAGCACGATATTCCCAAAAGGGCTGACGCGAACGACAGAATCATCAACACGGCGGGCAATTGGACGCTCCCCAATGAGCCACGCGTCAGCAATACCTTCAAGCCCCTTGATTACTTCTTCATCTTTATAAATAATCGGTTCACTAGAACGGTTAGCACTCGTCATGACGAGCACTTGCGGAGCATCGAAATGAAACAGCAAATGATGGAGAGGGGTGTATGGAAGCATCACCCCTAAATCGGAATTATCAGGAGCTACTCCCGAAAGTTGTCGATGCGCCCGTGCTAACACGATGGGACGGGCGGAAGATGTAAGGAGTTTTTCTTCTTCTGCTGATATATCAATCAAGGTCCTTGCCGTCTCAATGTCTTTCACCATCAAGGCAAACGGTTTTGCGTCGCGGAGCTTCCTCCTTCTAAGCTCCCATACTACTTTTTCGTTTTCAGCATCACACGCCAAATGATAACCGCCGATCCCTTTAATTGCGACGATGTGAC contains:
- the hypF gene encoding carbamoyltransferase HypF gives rise to the protein MKIAQRIHISGVVQGVGFRPFVFRLANRWKLSGWVRNGESGVEIHAEGEAAAVKQFVQELTKHPPASAKITKLVINDAAIQGASDFEILESTRHDRPTVQIPADLTVCSACLSEMFEPVNRRYLYPYINCTDCGPRYTVIKGLPYDRPYTTMHAWPMCLACSTEYYAPADRRFHAQPTACPECGPHYYLRWWEGEIHSDEKAIKKTADLLRSGHIVAIKGIGGYHLACDAENEKVVWELRRRKLRDAKPFALMVKDIETARTLIDISAEEEKLLTSSARPIVLARAHRQLSGVAPDNSDLGVMLPYTPLHHLLFHFDAPQVLVMTSANRSSEPIIYKDEEVIKGLEGIADAWLIGERPIARRVDDSVVRVSPFGNIVLRRARGYAPLPVAHLPSNRPILALGSDLKNTVALVVNGQAIMSQHLGDLMKYEAYISFEQTVRDLLSMYDVQLKETTVAYDFHPDYRSTSFAHSLEAYQHIGIQHHRAHVATVLAERNAFEKQVVGVAFDGTGFGDDGAIWGGELFVGSIVKGFERCGHLRYAMLPGGDAAARVPLQALAGFFGDVPELAINVGKRLSLPERFFTAVKMVEKRLRTFPTTSVGRLFDAAAALLGFTDAISFEGQAAIWLEHLARTAPLEKVYPFPWNRKELDYRPLLKEMVEDRLNGIDVAIIARAFHRSVAEGVFKSVRSLGATYGIDTVVLSGGVFQNSLLLSDLKELFLGSDMTVWIGKEVPPNDGGISLGQAALVAATHLKAKTL